Proteins encoded together in one Megalops cyprinoides isolate fMegCyp1 chromosome 20, fMegCyp1.pri, whole genome shotgun sequence window:
- the LOC118795957 gene encoding hydroxysteroid 11-beta-dehydrogenase 1-like protein gives MKFHAKFLMISIAAGLMAYSWRDTFEAESLRGARVLVTGASTGIGEQLAYQYARFGAQIVITARRERVLREVAARCLKLGAQKVLYVAADMGLTSDPERVVKFAVDKLGGLDYLVLNHIGPSPFAMWDGDVEHTRWLMQVNFLSYMQMTSAALPSLEKSGGTIVVVSSLLGKMCTPFVGPYSATKFSVNGFFGVLQHELAMQRKNVSITISVLGLIDTQSALEKVKGYTNMTAHPAHEAALHIIKAGATHQAESFYPWYMYITCLFRDWFPFFRDLVIKNSYYYEP, from the exons ATGAAGTTTCATGCAAAATTCCTAATGATCAGCATAGCCGCTGGGCTGATGGCGTATTCATGGAGAGATACGTTTGAGGCGG AGTCCCTTCGAGGTGCCAGGGTATTGGTGACGGGAGCCAGCACAGGAATCGGCGAGCAATTGGCATACCAGTACGCCCGCTTCGGTGCCCAAATTGTCATCACAGCGAGGAGAGAGCGTGTTCTGCGTGAA GTGGCAGCCAGGTGTCTAAAGCTTGGGGCACAGAAAGTGCTGTATGTAGCAGCAGACATGGGGCTGACCTCCGACCCTGAACGAGTGGTGAAGTTCGCTGTGGACAAGCTAG GGGGACTGGACTACCTTGTGCTAAATCACATTGGACCCAGTCCATTCGCCATGTGGGATGGGGATGTTGAGCACACCAGGTGGCTGATGCAG GTAAACTTCCTCAGTTACATGCAGATGACTTCAGCTGCTTTGCCCTCTCTGGAGAAGAGCGGAGGCACCATTGTCGTTGTTTCCTCCCTGTTGG GAAAAATGTGCACCCCGTTTGTGGGGCCCTACTCCGCCACCAAGTTCTCGGTGAACGGCTTCTTCGGGGTGCTGCAGCATGAACTCGCCATGCAGAGGAAGAACGTGTCCATCACCATCAGTGTCCTGGGGCTGATCGACACGCAGTCCGCTCTTGAGAAAGTCAA GGGGTACACCAATATGACAGCCCATCCTGCCCACGAAGCCGCTCTCCACATCATCAAAGCTGGCGCCACCCACCAGGCAGAGTCCTTCTACCCCTGGTATATGTACATCACCTGCCTCTTCAGGGACTGGTTCCCTTTTTTCCGGGACCTGGTAATCAAGAACTCCTACTACTATGAGCCATAA